From the genome of Pristiophorus japonicus isolate sPriJap1 unplaced genomic scaffold, sPriJap1.hap1 HAP1_SCAFFOLD_317, whole genome shotgun sequence, one region includes:
- the LOC139249518 gene encoding transmembrane protein 272-like isoform X2, protein MKIMTSILAIASITIGTIYLDSCTKQYLIPIYLIVSGSFTLFFVMISVASCAPNDESNILAFHKCGRVWKSLISLFSLIWFITGNVWIYCIYEPDYIDTTSPNYCAKTLYLFAFWTTTVTYILLGIALFLGCCGLLCACALGGSLRIGQRG, encoded by the exons ATGAAAATTATGACGTCTATCTTGGCAATTGCCTCCATTACTATTG GCACCATCTATTTGGATTCTTGTACCAAGCAATACTTGATCCCGATTTATCTAATTGTTTCTGGAAGCTTTACACTTTTCTTCGTGATGATATCAGTGGCTTCATGTGCCCCAAATGATGAGAGTAACATTTTGGCCTTCCACAAATGTGGCCGAGTTTGGAAAAGTCTAATCTCTCTGTTCTCCTTAATCTGGTTTATAACAG GTAATGTTTGGATCTACTGCATCTACGAGCCGGATTATATTGACACAACCTCGCCTAATTACTGCGCTAAAACCCTGTATCTCTTTGCCTTCTGGACCACCACCGTCACTTACATCCTTCTGGGGATTGCCCTGTTCCTAGGCTGTTGCGGCTTGCTCTGTGCATGTGCTCTAGGTGGAAGCTTGCGGATTGGGCAGAGGGGCTGA
- the LOC139249518 gene encoding transmembrane protein 272-like isoform X1 produces MDIESSLYTPLLQTIEEPPVSPTASVSMKIMTSILAIASITIGTIYLDSCTKQYLIPIYLIVSGSFTLFFVMISVASCAPNDESNILAFHKCGRVWKSLISLFSLIWFITGNVWIYCIYEPDYIDTTSPNYCAKTLYLFAFWTTTVTYILLGIALFLGCCGLLCACALGGSLRIGQRG; encoded by the exons ATGGACATAGAAAGTAGCCTGTACACTCCACTCCTCCAGACCATCGAAGAGCCTCCAGTTTCCCCAACGGCCTCGG TGTCCATGAAAATTATGACGTCTATCTTGGCAATTGCCTCCATTACTATTG GCACCATCTATTTGGATTCTTGTACCAAGCAATACTTGATCCCGATTTATCTAATTGTTTCTGGAAGCTTTACACTTTTCTTCGTGATGATATCAGTGGCTTCATGTGCCCCAAATGATGAGAGTAACATTTTGGCCTTCCACAAATGTGGCCGAGTTTGGAAAAGTCTAATCTCTCTGTTCTCCTTAATCTGGTTTATAACAG GTAATGTTTGGATCTACTGCATCTACGAGCCGGATTATATTGACACAACCTCGCCTAATTACTGCGCTAAAACCCTGTATCTCTTTGCCTTCTGGACCACCACCGTCACTTACATCCTTCTGGGGATTGCCCTGTTCCTAGGCTGTTGCGGCTTGCTCTGTGCATGTGCTCTAGGTGGAAGCTTGCGGATTGGGCAGAGGGGCTGA